A window of Castanea sativa cultivar Marrone di Chiusa Pesio chromosome 1, ASM4071231v1 contains these coding sequences:
- the LOC142632029 gene encoding uncharacterized protein LOC142632029 — MPFLSSVSNSTEKQSLTVSYLMNSCGLSLEKATSASKAVNIKCTDKPDLLLNLLNTYGFTKSDIASLISKHPPLILAHPEKTIRPKIDYFASLGLRGPDLPRIICSNKFILLSSLKKQIIPTINFLRGVIHTNENLIYALKQSSNVIRCNIKKVLVPNISTLRAHGVPEKHVAGLLMMQPKSLMLRIDLFKEVVFAIKEMSFDPMRRSFILAVRSMSLISKVNWERKKEVLRSFGWSENDFLTAFRVQPMLMICSEKKIRDVLDFLTTKGGLMSLDVARCPNLYLVSVEKRMIPRCAVLQVLMSKGLVSKDIDLVWQLNHRKEDFEKKFLTPFMEEVPAVIEAYQGKIGFQGFSD, encoded by the coding sequence ATGCCATTTCTCAGTTCTGTCTCAAACTCCACAGAGAAACAATCTTTGACAGTCTCTTACCTCATGAACTCATGTGGGTTGTCCTTAGAAAAAGCTACTTCAGCTTCTAAGGCTGTCAATATTAAGTGCACTGATAAACCAGACTTACTTCTAAACCTTTTGAACACTTATGGTTTTACAAAATCTGACATTGCAAGCTTGATCTCTAAACACCCACCTCTGATTTTAGCTCATCCAGAGAAAACTATAAGACCCAAGATTGACTATTTTGCGTCCTTGGGTCTTAGAGGACCTGACTTACCTAGGATTATCTGTTCaaacaaattcattttattgTCTAGTTTGAAGAAACAGATAATACCCACCATTAATTTTCTTAGGGGGGTTATTCATACCAATGAGAATCTTATCTATGCATTGAAGCAATCGTCCAATGTGATTCGATGCAACATTAAAAAGGTTTTGGTGCCAAATATATCCACTCTGAGGGCTCATGGAGTACCAGAAAAACATGTTGCAGGGCTCTTGATGATGCAACCTAAGTCGCTTATGTTGAGGATTGATTTGTTCAAAGAGGTTGTATTTGCAATTAAAGAAATGAGTTTTGACCCGATGAGGCGCTCATTTATTTTGGCTGTCCGTTCAATGTCACTAATAAGCAAAGTGAATTGGGAAAGGAAAAAGGAGGTTCTTAGGAGCTTTGGTTGGTCTGAAAATGACTTTCTTACGGCATTTAGAGTACAGCCAATGCTAATGATTTGTTCAGAGAAGAAGATTCGGGatgtacttgatttcttgacgACTAAGGGGGGTCTCATGTCATTGGATGTTGCTAGATGCCCAAATTTATATCTGGTAAGTGTGGAGAAGAGAATGATTCCCAGATGTGCTGTTCTTCAAGTTTTGATGTCTAAAGGTCTGGTTAGCAAAGATATAGATTTAGTTTGGCAATTGAATCACAGGAAGGAGGACTTTGAGAAGAAGTTCCTGACTCCATTTATGGAAGAAGTCCCTGCAGTGATTGAGGCATACCAGGGTAAGATAGGATTTCAGGGATTCAGTGATTGA
- the LOC142632039 gene encoding uncharacterized protein LOC142632039, producing MIWNCRNKVVFENSNPKPDGLWSRASIYTLDFMEANKKHLVSSAAPVCRWSPPSIDSVFKLNIAISQSKSSSSVGVGLLIRNSKGEVMAAACEQARKELNALWTAASVVRIALLFCQNISFTKITAESNFAELVDLLNSDRTCSLEVAWILEDIKLICEHFVDISFVSVPLKCNRAALALASVAKENEKTIVWIEECLSFLFPIIQHDIE from the coding sequence ATGATCTGGAATTGCCGTAACAaagttgtttttgaaaattctaatCCTAAACCAGATGGCCTGTGGTCTAGAGCTTCTATTTATACGCTGGATTTTATGGAGGCAAACAAGAAACATTTGGTCTCTTCAGCAGCACCGGTTTGTAGGTGGTCTCCTCCTTCCATTGATTCAGTGTTCAAGCTGAATATTGCTATTTCTCAGTCTAAGTCCTCTTCTTCTGTTGGTGTGGGGCTGCTTATTCGGAATTCAAAGGGGGAGGTGATGGCAGCAGCATGTGAACAAGCAAGGAAAGAGCTGAATGCTCTCTGGACAGCAGCTTCTGTGGTACGGATTGCACTTCTTTTTTGCCAAAATATCAGCTTCACCAAGATCACTGCTGAAAGCAACTTTGCTGAATTGGTGGATCTTCTTAACTCAGATAGGACTTGCTCCCTTGAAGTAGCTTGGATTTTGGAGGATATTAAGCTAATTTGTGAACATTTTGTTGATATATCCTTTGTTTCTGTTCCTTTAAAATGTAATCGTGCTGCTCTAGCTCTTGCTAGTGTtgcaaaagaaaatgagaagacCATTGTTTGGATAGAAGAATGCCTCTCATTTCTCTTTCCCATTATACAACATGATATTGAATAA